AGCAACCAATACTCCCGCTCGAGCCTGCTCTAGTTGTTCGCGCACTGCTTCTTTTTGAGTCACGCCACGCTTATCTGCCTCTTGCAAAACTAATTCACGTGTTACTAACATTTCTCGAGCTCGGTCATGAACCTGAGGGGTATTAGGCTGACCAGAGCGTTGTACTAACTTATCCAATTGGGCTTTCGGAATGGATTTGCCATTCACAATTACCGCATTTTGGGCAAAAGCATGGCTAGATATAAGTGCGGCGCCAAGAAGGCCAATGGTAAATAGTTGTCGTGTGTTGATCATGGGTATCGAATAATTAAATTTAAAGGAAACAAATCTATTTTAAGGTGGCTTTATCCAGCAACCTCATCTGGAGAAAGGGCGGAGATGGTTAGCGCATGGATTTCTTTAGGGATATGGCGATCTAGAGCTGAATATATGGCTCTATGACGCGCTACTAGGTTTAAACCCTTAAATTCTGGCGCAACAATTTCCAGCCTAAAGTGGCCACCACCGCTTGCTGCCCCAGCATGACCTGCATGAAGATGGCTTTCATCTTCAATTTTCAGAGTGTGGACCTGAAAGACTTTTCTTAAATCACTATCAAATGCCGCAATACGAAGCTCATTGTTGGTATTCATTCGCTTGGATGCTCCATATGACGGGATAGCCAAATACCCTGAATAATGACAAAAACCAGGAGAAGGCCGGTGCTACCGAATAACTTAAAGTTAACCCATGTTTCTTCGGAGTACTCAAATGCAATATACA
The nucleotide sequence above comes from Polynucleobacter necessarius. Encoded proteins:
- a CDS encoding BolA family protein, coding for MNTNNELRIAAFDSDLRKVFQVHTLKIEDESHLHAGHAGAASGGGHFRLEIVAPEFKGLNLVARHRAIYSALDRHIPKEIHALTISALSPDEVAG